The Flavobacterium faecale genome has a segment encoding these proteins:
- a CDS encoding mechanosensitive ion channel family protein — translation MNLNKIITSLPYEPIITYSVVILGSILLGLLVRWGLFWLLTFSNTKKPTILKAQLLKHLKKPAKFLLPFLFIYCSFAIIGLASYWQTIVESLIIINFSWILIALLNAAEEIVQQKFTIDGFHQAKERKVLTQLRFMKSFSIIIIITIAIAVVLWNIPAARKLGTTILTSAGVIGIIAGVAAQKSLANLITGFQIAFTQPIKIDDEVVIQGEFGTVEDITLTYVVIKTWDWRRLVIPLNFFNDNSFVNWTFSSRELIGSVFISVDYTFPVAKLRTKLIALLNDNLLWDKKIGELLVTKSDDRAMELRCTFSAKNASDVWTLRCQMREQLIGFIQENYPDSLPKLRQVDEFKKSKNE, via the coding sequence ATGAATCTCAACAAGATAATAACATCACTCCCTTACGAGCCCATTATTACTTACAGCGTAGTAATTTTAGGCAGCATTTTATTGGGATTACTTGTAAGGTGGGGATTATTTTGGCTTCTTACATTTAGTAACACAAAGAAACCAACCATTTTAAAAGCACAATTACTCAAGCATTTAAAAAAACCAGCTAAATTCCTGTTACCATTTCTATTCATCTACTGCTCTTTTGCTATTATTGGCTTGGCATCTTACTGGCAAACAATCGTCGAAAGTTTAATTATCATCAACTTCTCATGGATCTTAATTGCTTTATTAAATGCCGCCGAAGAAATTGTACAGCAAAAATTTACTATTGATGGCTTCCATCAAGCTAAAGAAAGAAAGGTCTTGACGCAACTGCGCTTCATGAAGAGTTTTTCAATTATCATTATTATCACTATTGCCATTGCTGTTGTTTTATGGAATATTCCTGCAGCAAGAAAATTAGGTACAACCATACTAACTTCAGCAGGTGTAATTGGTATTATTGCGGGTGTTGCCGCCCAAAAATCACTTGCCAATCTTATTACTGGTTTTCAAATAGCCTTTACTCAGCCTATAAAAATTGATGATGAAGTGGTCATTCAAGGTGAGTTTGGTACTGTTGAAGATATCACACTTACCTATGTTGTGATCAAAACCTGGGATTGGAGGCGACTCGTTATCCCTCTTAATTTTTTTAATGACAACTCCTTTGTAAACTGGACTTTTAGTTCTAGAGAATTAATTGGCAGTGTTTTTATCTCTGTAGATTATACTTTTCCTGTTGCTAAACTAAGAACAAAACTAATAGCACTTTTAAATGACAACCTGCTATGGGATAAAAAAATAGGGGAACTATTAGTTACAAAAAGCGATGATCGAGCAATGGAATTGCGTTGTACGTTTAGTGCTAAAAACGCCTCAGATGTTTGGACCTTACGCTGTCAAATGAGAGAACAACTCATAGGTTTTATACAAGAAAACTATCCTGATTCTTTACCAAAATTAAGACAAGTAGACGAATTTAAAAAAAGTAAAAATGAGTGA
- a CDS encoding PAS domain-containing sensor histidine kinase — MSDSAKENLLFKNIFHSSVEGILVIDENGIIIKANPAGEQMFGYSSQELIHEDVENLIPSRFKNNHHSHRANYNSKPKARRMGHDLDLWGLKKDGTQFQLEISLSPTEIDNKKVVIAFIIDVTERMAAKHALIVSESRMAEAQQIAHVGNWYWNLQTNERSWSNEFYRIYGLEPGDVRLNKDTLSSFIHPDDRENTLKIVAIAIENQTDYQYEKTIIRPDGSLRYVLTKGKIVSDANSNTKEMYGTIQDITKQKKAEEQLKDSEENLRNYTIELKEKVTERTTELNAIVQKLTKLNVNLNNQIHVTKEAEKKALSSKQLLDNVSHNFPKGFIAVVDSKLRIVFIEGEEVVALGFENLVENKTVLGDVVGVSDEIKKITREKIIKTLKGEHLSYEIEFRENHYLINTTPLYNENNTIEQVLLVYNNITLQKKTEFEMFNTLKKEQELSELKSRFISMASHEFRTPLSAILSSAILIEKQNGVGKEAKRINYVSKIRSNVKNLVVILNDFLSLSKLQEGKIIAQPVLFDLVAFTKSLLEELEDIKKKGQTIWLQSENSIIEAFLDLKLFKHIIYNLVSNAIKYSEENKEIIIKIKRNNEHVNIEIIDQGIGIPIEDQSNIFQRFYRANNASNIQGTGLGLNIVKQYTELMGGTITFKSELKEGATFYIEFPLDTKKNE; from the coding sequence ATGAGTGATAGCGCCAAAGAAAACCTGCTTTTTAAAAATATTTTCCACTCCTCTGTGGAAGGAATTTTAGTCATTGATGAAAATGGAATAATAATTAAAGCAAATCCAGCTGGTGAGCAAATGTTTGGTTACAGTTCACAAGAATTAATTCATGAAGATGTAGAGAATCTTATTCCTTCTCGCTTTAAAAACAACCACCATTCTCATAGAGCTAACTATAATTCAAAACCCAAGGCAAGACGCATGGGACATGATTTGGATTTATGGGGATTAAAAAAAGATGGTACGCAATTTCAACTAGAAATAAGTTTAAGCCCTACAGAAATAGATAATAAAAAAGTAGTAATTGCTTTTATTATTGATGTTACAGAGCGTATGGCTGCAAAACATGCCTTAATCGTTAGTGAAAGCCGAATGGCTGAAGCACAGCAAATTGCACATGTAGGTAACTGGTATTGGAACTTACAAACAAATGAACGAAGCTGGTCAAACGAGTTCTATAGAATTTACGGTCTTGAACCTGGTGATGTGCGACTCAATAAAGACACTTTAAGTAGTTTTATTCATCCAGATGACAGAGAAAATACTTTAAAAATAGTGGCTATTGCTATCGAAAATCAAACAGATTATCAATACGAGAAAACAATTATTAGACCCGATGGTTCTTTAAGATATGTTTTAACCAAAGGAAAAATTGTATCTGATGCGAATAGTAATACAAAAGAAATGTATGGTACTATTCAAGATATTACTAAGCAAAAAAAAGCCGAAGAACAACTAAAAGATAGTGAAGAAAATTTACGGAATTACACCATTGAATTAAAAGAGAAAGTAACAGAACGCACTACTGAACTCAATGCTATAGTTCAAAAATTGACCAAATTAAATGTAAATCTCAATAACCAAATTCATGTCACCAAAGAGGCCGAAAAAAAAGCCTTAAGCAGCAAGCAATTGCTAGATAATGTTTCTCATAATTTCCCTAAAGGTTTTATTGCCGTTGTTGATTCAAAATTGAGGATCGTATTTATCGAAGGGGAAGAGGTTGTAGCATTGGGTTTTGAAAATTTGGTGGAGAACAAGACCGTACTTGGCGATGTTGTTGGAGTCTCAGATGAAATAAAGAAAATCACCAGAGAAAAAATTATAAAAACGCTTAAAGGGGAACATCTCTCCTATGAGATCGAATTTAGAGAAAATCATTACCTAATTAACACCACCCCTTTGTACAATGAAAATAATACTATTGAACAAGTTTTATTAGTTTATAATAATATCACTTTACAAAAGAAGACTGAATTTGAAATGTTTAATACCTTAAAAAAAGAACAAGAATTGAGCGAGTTAAAATCGCGTTTTATTTCTATGGCTTCCCATGAGTTTAGGACTCCGTTGAGCGCCATTTTATCTTCGGCTATTTTAATCGAAAAACAAAATGGTGTTGGAAAAGAAGCTAAAAGAATAAATTATGTGTCTAAAATAAGATCAAATGTGAAGAATTTGGTCGTAATTCTAAATGATTTTCTATCCCTAAGCAAACTACAAGAAGGAAAAATAATTGCTCAGCCTGTATTATTTGATTTGGTTGCATTCACAAAATCATTACTCGAAGAATTGGAGGACATCAAAAAAAAGGGGCAAACAATATGGCTACAGTCTGAAAATTCAATAATTGAAGCTTTTTTAGATTTAAAATTATTCAAGCATATTATTTATAATCTTGTTTCTAATGCCATAAAATACTCAGAAGAAAATAAAGAGATAATTATCAAAATAAAAAGGAATAATGAGCATGTAAACATTGAAATAATTGACCAAGGAATAGGAATTCCTATCGAAGATCAAAGCAATATATTTCAAAGGTTTTATCGTGCCAACAACGCATCAAATATTCAAGGAACTGGTTTAGGTCTCAATATTGTGAAACAGTATACTGAATTAATGGGTGGTACTATTACTTTTAAAAGTGAATTAAAAGAAGGCGCTACTTTTTATATTGAATTTCCATTAGATACTAAAAAAAATGAGTAA
- a CDS encoding response regulator yields MSKILIIEDNQDVRENTAEILELENYVVITAENGKIGIQKALEHIPDIIICDIMMPEIDGYGVYDALSKNTITAPIPFIFLTAKSGQADIRKGMNLGVDDYLIKPFEEDDLLGAIACRIKKKKFLDKEYSKSIHGVSEFLNEASAYLNLEELSKNRILKKYKNKENVFTEGSAAHHLYFLDSGNVKTYRTTENGKEFVTGMYGPGDFIGQLSLLNSTGSYIETASALEDASICTIPKADFVQLLYSNKEVSNKFINMISNNAIGLQDQLVNMAFSTVRQRTAKALLDLDDKGMMKDENHKGMSICREDFAGLIGTATETAIRMLTEFKNEGLIAVEPNKRLVLKDKNRLKQIAENY; encoded by the coding sequence ATGAGTAAAATACTTATAATTGAAGACAATCAGGACGTACGAGAAAATACTGCAGAAATTCTTGAACTAGAGAATTACGTTGTTATTACTGCAGAAAACGGTAAAATTGGTATTCAAAAAGCCCTAGAGCATATTCCTGATATTATTATCTGCGATATTATGATGCCTGAAATAGATGGGTATGGTGTATATGATGCTTTAAGCAAAAACACGATAACTGCTCCTATTCCCTTTATATTTCTCACCGCTAAATCTGGACAAGCAGACATCCGAAAAGGGATGAATTTAGGAGTAGACGATTATCTAATCAAACCATTCGAAGAGGATGATTTATTAGGAGCAATAGCATGCCGCATTAAGAAAAAGAAATTTTTAGATAAGGAATATTCAAAAAGTATTCATGGTGTAAGTGAGTTTCTTAATGAAGCATCAGCTTACTTAAACCTTGAGGAACTTTCTAAAAACCGAATCTTAAAGAAATATAAAAATAAAGAAAATGTTTTTACAGAAGGTAGTGCTGCCCATCACTTATATTTTCTTGATAGTGGTAATGTAAAAACATACCGAACGACCGAAAACGGGAAAGAATTTGTGACAGGAATGTATGGACCGGGTGATTTTATTGGTCAGTTGTCTCTTCTTAATTCTACTGGCTCTTATATAGAAACAGCTAGTGCGCTAGAAGATGCTTCAATTTGTACTATTCCAAAAGCCGATTTTGTACAACTCTTATATAGTAATAAAGAAGTCTCTAATAAATTTATAAATATGATCTCTAACAATGCAATTGGCTTGCAAGATCAATTAGTAAACATGGCATTTTCGACCGTACGTCAACGCACTGCCAAAGCACTATTAGACCTTGATGACAAAGGAATGATGAAGGATGAAAACCATAAGGGAATGTCTATTTGTAGAGAAGATTTTGCGGGACTTATTGGAACTGCTACTGAAACAGCTATTAGAATGTTGACGGAATTTAAAAACGAAGGACTGATTGCTGTAGAACCAAACAAAAGACTAGTTTTAAAAGATAAAAATAGATTAAAACAAATTGCAGAAAATTATTAA